One genomic window of Saccharomyces cerevisiae S288C chromosome XII, complete sequence includes the following:
- a CDS encoding uncharacterized protein (hypothetical protein; YLR152C is not an essential gene) yields the protein MSLSLGAAIYIALKPIFKIYTIMLVGYLVAKFDIVSMENAKGISNMVVNAILPCLTFNKIVSNISWRDIKEIGVIILSAFILFVLGATGALFTTFATTVPKKFFWGLIFAGFFPNISDLPIAYIQSMGNGSIFTAEEADKGVAYSCIFLFIQSFLMMNFGMWRVVGLDFRDTKEPDSENITPSVSPAIDDRKLTEITKLPNITRPTNAYQSEDARSNSDLSCNSITTNEMTPQAFYEGFTGYIKPYKESNGASHKFESDLPHAEIYRVSSTYSSPGALEFSRIDGSSLSYSRISKNSDGRSYRRKRKADMNELISKYSAAEKIRQGELDLSRPLSLTEEVGSRNASIGNVHTGYTDESSIEEENCTNMATDGRGSLSFFIERHNLKWLQYFIINCLRPASLGAILGIICALIPWVKACFVTTYVHVHKAPDGEPVLNFLMDFTEYIGNACVPLGLLLLGGTLARLEIKSLPPGFIKSALLMTCFRLIVIPIIGVLWVNKLYSIDWLDTGIGKFDMILTWSMPSATAQVYFTAFYTPACGDHIQMNCLSVLFVMQYAILFITVAFVVTYTLKVDLKV from the coding sequence ATGTCCCTTTCTCTGGGTGCCGCTATTTACATTGCATTAAAACCTATATTTAAAATTTACACCATTATGCTTGTTGGCTATTTGGTAGCTAAGTTCGATATTGTTTCCATGGAAAATGCGAAAGGTATATCAAATATGGTTGTTAACGCTATTTTGCCTTGTTTGACCTTCAACAAAATTGTGTCCAATATTTCATGGAGGGATATAAAGGAGATTGGAGTGATAATACTTTCAGCTTTTATCTTGTTTGTTTTAGGTGCCACGGGCGCCTTATTTACTACATTTGCTACGACTGTGCccaaaaaattcttctgGGGGCTCATATTTGCGGGTTTCTTTCCAAATATATCAGATTTACCTATTGCCTATATTCAGAGCATGGGTAACGGCTCCATTTTTACTGCTGAAGAAGCTGATAAAGGTGTTGCTTATTCctgcatttttttatttattcaaaGTTTCCTAATGATGAATTTTGGAATGTGGAGAGTGGTCGGACTTGATTTTAGAGATACAAAAGAACCAGATAGTGAGAATATTACTCCGTCAGTAAGTCCCGCTATCGACGATCGCAAACTTACTGAAATAACAAAGTTACCTAATATCACACGTCCTACAAATGCCTATCAATCGGAAGATGCGAGAAGTAATAGCGATTTGTCTTGTAACTCTATTACTACAAATGAAATGACACCGCAGGCATTCTACGAAGGTTTTACTGGCTACATCAAACCCTATAAAGAATCAAATGGTGCATCCcataaatttgaaagtGACCTTCCGCATGCTGAAATATATAGGGTTTCCTCGACTTATTCAAGCCCAGGCGCATTGGAGTTCTCGCGAATAGATGGCAGTTCCCTCTCATATAGTCgtatatcaaaaaatagCGATGGCAGAAGttatagaagaaaaaggaaagcGGATATGAATGAGTTGATTTCCAAATACAGTGCCGCCGAAAAAATAAGGCAAGGTGAATTAGATTTATCAAGACCACTATCCTTGACTGAAGAAGTTGGAAGCAGGAACGCAAGTATTGGTAATGTGCACACTGGTTATACCGATGAAAGTTCCatcgaagaagaaaattgcACTAATATGGCCACCGACGGGAGGGGTAGCCTCTCCTTCTTTATAGAGAGACACAATCTCAAATGGTTGCAGTACTTTATTATAAATTGCCTCAGGCCAGCATCTCTGGGGGCAATACTAGGAATAATATGTGCATTAATTCCCTGGGTTAAAGCATGCTTCGTAACGACATATGTTCACGTTCATAAGGCGCCTGATGGAGAACCTgttctgaattttttaatggATTTTACAGAGTATATTGGAAATGCATGTGTTCCATTGGGGCTTCTATTACTTGGCGGAACGTTGGCAAGATTAGAAATTAAGTCATTGCCACCTGGATTTATTAAATCCGCCTTATTGATGACATGCTTTCGATTAATTGTCATTCCTATTATTGGCGTCCTATGGGTAAATAAACTATATTCGATCGATTGGCTGGATACGGGCATAGGAAAATTTGACATGATATTAACGTGGTCCATGCCGAGTGCTACTGCTCAAGTATATTTCACAGCATTTTATACGCCAGCATGTGGTGATCACATTCAAATGAACTGTTTGTCCGTCTTATTTGTCATGCAGTATGCgattcttttcatcactGTGGCGTTTGTTGTTACATATACCTTAAAGGTCGATTTAAAAGTTTGA
- the ACS2 gene encoding acetate--CoA ligase ACS2 (Acetyl-coA synthetase isoform; along with Acs1p, acetyl-coA synthetase isoform is the nuclear source of acetyl-coA for histone acetylation; mutants affect global transcription; required for growth on glucose; expressed under anaerobic conditions) yields the protein MTIKEHKVVYEAHNVKALKAPQHFYNSQPGKGYVTDMQHYQEMYQQSINEPEKFFDKMAKEYLHWDAPYTKVQSGSLNNGDVAWFLNGKLNASYNCVDRHAFANPDKPALIYEADDESDNKIITFGELLRKVSQIAGVLKSWGVKKGDTVAIYLPMIPEAVIAMLAVARIGAIHSVVFAGFSAGSLKDRVVDANSKVVITCDEGKRGGKTINTKKIVDEGLNGVDLVSRILVFQRTGTEGIPMKAGRDYWWHEEAAKQRTYLPPVSCDAEDPLFLLYTSGSTGSPKGVVHTTGGYLLGAALTTRYVFDIHPEDVLFTAGDVGWITGHTYALYGPLTLGTASIIFESTPAYPDYGRYWRIIQRHKATHFYVAPTALRLIKRVGEAEIAKYDTSSLRVLGSVGEPISPDLWEWYHEKVGNKNCVICDTMWQTESGSHLIAPLAGAVPTKPGSATVPFFGINACIIDPVTGVELEGNDVEGVLAVKSPWPSMARSVWNHHDRYMDTYLKPYPGHYFTGDGAGRDHDGYYWIRGRVDDVVNVSGHRLSTSEIEASISNHENVSEAAVVGIPDELTGQTVVAYVSLKDGYLQNNATEGDAEHITPDNLRRELILQVRGEIGPFASPKTIILVRDLPRTRSGKIMRRVLRKVASNEAEQLGDLTTLANPEVVPAIISAVENQFFSQKKK from the coding sequence atgaCAATCAAGGAACATAAAGTAGTTTATGAAGCTCACAACGTAAAGGCTCTTAAGGCTCCTCAACATTTTTACAACAGCCAACCCGGCAAGGGTTACGTTACTGATATGCAACATTATCAAGAAATGTATCAACAATCTATCAATGAGCCagaaaaattctttgatAAGATGGCTAAGGAATACTTGCATTGGGATGCTCCATACACCAAAGTTCAATCTGGTTCATTGAACAATGGTGATGTTGCATGGTTTTTGAACGGTAAATTGAATGCATCATACAATTGTGTTGACAGACATGCCTTTGCTAATCCCGACAAGCCAGCTTTGATCTATGAAGCTGATGACGAATCCGACAACAAAATCATCACATTTGGTGAATTACTCAGAAAAGTTTCCCAAATCGCTGGTGTCTTAAAAAGCTGGGGCGTTAAGAAAGGTGACACAGTGGCTATCTATTTGCCAATGATTCCAGAAGCGGTCATTGCTATGTTGGCTGTGGCTCGTATTGGTGCTATTCACTCTGTTGTCTTTGCTGGGTTCTCCGCTGGTTCGTTGAAAGATCGTGTCGTTGACGCTAATTCTAAAGTGGTCATCACTTGTGATGAAGGTAAAAGAGGTGGTAAGACCATCAacactaaaaaaattgttgacGAAGGTTTGAACGGAGTCGATTTGGTTTCCCGTATCTTGGTTTTCCAAAGAACTGGTACTGAAGGTATTCCAATGAAGGCCGGTAGAGATTACTGGTGGCATGAGGAGGCCGCTAAGCAGAGAACTTACCTACCTCCTGTTTCATGTGACGCTGAAGATCctctatttttattatacaCTTCCGGTTCCACTGGTTCTCCAAAGGGTGTCGTTCACACTACAGGTGGTTATTTATTAGGTGCCGCTTTAACAACTAGATACGTTTTTGATATTCACCCAGAAGATGTTCTCTTCACTGCCGGTGACGTCGGCTGGATCACGGGTCACACCTATGCTCTATATGGTCCATTAACCTTGGGTACCGCCTCAATAATTTTCGAATCCACTCCTGCCTACCCAGATTATGGTAGATATTGGAGAATTATCCAACGTCACAAGGCTACCCATTTCTATGTGGCTCCAACTGCTTTAAGATTAATCAAACGTGTAGGTGAAGCCGAAATTGCCAAATATGACACTTCCTCATTACGTGTCTTGGGTTCCGTCGGTGAACCAATCTCTCCAGACTTATGGGAATGGTATCATGAAAAAGTGGGTAACAAAAACTGTGTCATTTGTGACACTATGTGGCAAACAGAGTCTGGTTCTCATTTAATTGCTCCTTTGGCAGGTGCTGTCCCAACAAAACCTGGTTCTGCTACCGTGCCATTCTTTGGTATTAACGCTTGTATCATTGACCCTGTTACAGGTGTGGAATTAGAAGGTAATGATGTCGAAGGTGTCCTTGCCGTTAAATCACCATGGCCATCAATGGCTAGATCTGTTTGGAACCACCACGACCGTTACATGGATACTTACTTGAAACCTTATCCTGGTCACTATTTCACAGGTGATGGTGCTGGTAGAGATCATGATGGTTACTACTGGATCAGGGGTAGAGTTGACGACGTTGTAAATGTTTCCGGTCATAGATTATCCACATCAGAAATTGAAGCATCTATCTCAAATCACGAAAACGTCTCGGAAGCTGCTGTTGTCGGTATTCCAGATGAATTGACCGGTCAAACCGTCGTTGCATATGTTTCCCTAAAAGATGGTTATCTACAAAACAACGCTACTGAAGGTGATGCAGAACACATCACACCAGATAATTTACGTAGAGAATTGATCTTACAAGTTAGGGGTGAGATTGGTCCTTTCGCCTCACCAAAAACCATTATTCTAGTTAGAGATCTACCAAGAACAAGGTCAGGAAAGATTATGAGAAGAGTTCTAAGAAAGGTTGCTTCTAACGAAGCCGAACAGCTAGGTGACCTAACTACTTTGGCCAACCCAGAAGTTGTACCTGCCATCATTTCTGCTGTAGAGAACCAATTTTTCtctcaaaaaaagaaataa
- the RNH203 gene encoding Rnh203p (Ribonuclease H2 subunit; required for RNase H2 activity; role in ribonucleotide excision repair; related to human AGS3 that causes Aicardi-Goutieres syndrome), with amino-acid sequence MTKDAVNLDAYTVSFMPFYTEYQGPTEEFKDYKFEDTIYFRGKELKREKSATPSSSDNTTSNTFSNGAILSGNTITGKIVSVNNYEREGTDRNELARLQELISLIDVINQ; translated from the coding sequence ATGACCAAAGATGCCGTGAATCTAGATGCTTACACCGTGAGCTTCATGCCTTTCTATACCGAGTATCAAGGACCAACCGAAGAGTTTAAGGATTACAAATTCGAAGATACTATTTACTTTCGTGGCAAGGAACTGAAGAGGGAAAAGTCTGCGACGCCTTCCAGTAGCGATAACACAACTAGTAATACCTTCAGTAATGGCGCCATCCTCTCGGGAAACACAATAACTGGCAAGATAGTTTCAGTGAATAATTACGAAAGAGAGGGCACTGATCGCAACGAATTGGCGCGATTGCAAGAATTGATCTCCCTCATCGATGTCATAAATCAGTAA
- the TAR1 gene encoding Tar1p (Protein potentially involved in regulation of respiratory metabolism; located in the mitochondria; interacts genetically with RPO41 and physically with Coq5p; encoded within the 25S rRNA gene on the opposite strand) yields MRDSPTHKEQRAQNTMSDQMPFPFNNFTYFFTLFSKFFSSFHHCTCSLSVSRQYLALDGIYHPLRAAFPNNSTLRRHFTKNRTPRHTGFSPSMTSCSKEHRQGTAPKLPSPNYNSGTEGTRFQI; encoded by the coding sequence ATGCGAGATTCCCCTACCCACAAGGAGCAGAGGGCACAAAACACCATGTCTGATCAAATGCCCTTCCCTTTCAACAATTTCACGTACTTTTTCACtctcttttcaaagttcttttcatctttcCATCACTGTACTTGTTCGCTATCGGTCTCTCGCCAATATTTAGCTTTAGATGGAATTTACCACCCACTTAGAGCTGCATTCCCAAACAACTCGACTCTTCGAAGGCACTTTACAAAGAACCGCACTCCTCGCCACACGGGATTCTCACCCTCTATGACGTCCTGTTCCAAGGAACATAGACAAGGAACGGCCCCAAAGTTGCCCTCTCCAAATTACAACTCGGGCACCGAAGGTACcagatttcaaatttga
- a CDS encoding uncharacterized protein (hypothetical protein; identified by fungal homology comparisons and RT-PCR; this ORF is contained within RDN25-2 and RDN37-2) — protein MWRRRREPWEELSFLLNSLSPRNWFIRRWGLMAGRGQHLCWLRCACDGP, from the coding sequence ATGTGGAGACGTCGGCGCGAGCCCTGGGAGGAGttatcttttcttcttaacAGCTTATCACCCCGGAATTGGTTTATCCGGAGATGGGGTCTTATGGCTGGAAGAGGCCAGCACCTTTGCTGGCTCCGGTGCGCTTGTGACGGCCCGTGA